The following coding sequences are from one Gossypium hirsutum isolate 1008001.06 chromosome A12, Gossypium_hirsutum_v2.1, whole genome shotgun sequence window:
- the LOC107938505 gene encoding glucan endo-1,3-beta-D-glucosidase isoform X1 gives MKCGRQLLALPFLHLAFSLLLCFGACPVFLCYKMGVVLLHADARRHGNGRNSNQKASSGGENTWCIAKPSTENFRLNGNINYSCSQKGVDCKPIQPGGTCYRPNTIVSHASYAMNLFYKVAGKNSWNCHFNGTGIIISENPSIGSCNYPM, from the exons ATGAAATGTGGAAGACAACTTTTGGCATTGCCATTTCTTCACCTTGCCTTCTCTTTGCTTCTTTGTTTTGGTGCTTGTCCAG TATTTTTGTGCTATAAAATGGGGGTTGTGCTGCTGCATGCAGATGCAAGAAGACATGGTAATGGGAGAAACTCCAACCAGAAG GCAAGCAGCGGTGGTGAAAATACATGGTGCATTGCGAAGCCATCAACAGAGAATTTCAGGCTCAATGGCAACATCAATTACAGCTGCTCACAAAAAGGAGTGGATTGCAAGCCAATCCAACCTGGTGGTACCTGCTACCGCCCCAACACCATCGTCTCTCATGCTTCTTACGCCATGAATCTCTTCTACAAGGTTGCAGGGAAGAATAGTTGGAACTGTCATTTCAATGGCACTGGCATTATCATTTCAGAGAACCCAT CCATTGGTAGCTGTAACTATCCAATGTGA
- the LOC107938505 gene encoding glucan endo-1,3-beta-D-glucosidase isoform X2, with amino-acid sequence MKCGRQLLALPFLHLAFSLLLCFGACPDARRHGNGRNSNQKASSGGENTWCIAKPSTENFRLNGNINYSCSQKGVDCKPIQPGGTCYRPNTIVSHASYAMNLFYKVAGKNSWNCHFNGTGIIISENPSIGSCNYPM; translated from the exons ATGAAATGTGGAAGACAACTTTTGGCATTGCCATTTCTTCACCTTGCCTTCTCTTTGCTTCTTTGTTTTGGTGCTTGTCCAG ATGCAAGAAGACATGGTAATGGGAGAAACTCCAACCAGAAG GCAAGCAGCGGTGGTGAAAATACATGGTGCATTGCGAAGCCATCAACAGAGAATTTCAGGCTCAATGGCAACATCAATTACAGCTGCTCACAAAAAGGAGTGGATTGCAAGCCAATCCAACCTGGTGGTACCTGCTACCGCCCCAACACCATCGTCTCTCATGCTTCTTACGCCATGAATCTCTTCTACAAGGTTGCAGGGAAGAATAGTTGGAACTGTCATTTCAATGGCACTGGCATTATCATTTCAGAGAACCCAT CCATTGGTAGCTGTAACTATCCAATGTGA